From the Manis javanica isolate MJ-LG chromosome 13, MJ_LKY, whole genome shotgun sequence genome, one window contains:
- the PIAS4 gene encoding E3 SUMO-protein ligase PIAS4 isoform X1 yields MAAELVEAKNMVMSFRVSDLQMLLGFVGRSKSGLKHELVTRALQLVQFDCSPELFKKIKELYETRYAKKSSEPVPQPHRPLDPLTMHSAYDRAGSVPRTPLTGPSIDYPTLYGKYLNGLGRLPAKTLQPEVRLVKLPFFNMLDELLKPTELVPQNNEKLQESPCIFALTPRQVELIRNSRELQPGIKAVQVVLRICYSDTSGPQEDQYPPNIAVKVNHSYCSVPGYYPSNKPGVEPKRPCRPINLTHLMYLSSATNRITVTWGNYGKSYSVALYLVRQLTSSELLQRLKTIGVKHPELCKALVKEKLRLDPDSEIATTGVRVSLICPLVKMRLSVPCRAETCAHLQCFDAVFYLQMNEKKPTWMCPVCDKPAPYDQLIIDGLLSKILSECEDADEIEYLVDGSWCPIRAEKEQSCSPQRPILVLGTSDTNGLLSTPNVNGGGVGVLGGAGGGGGAGGGIENGKPGADVVDLTLDSSSSSEGEEDEDEDEEDEDEEGPRPKRRCPFPKGLVSAC; encoded by the exons ATGGCGGCGGAGCTGGTGGAGGCCAAA AACATGGTGATGAGCTTCCGAGTCTCCGATCTTCAGATGCTCTTGGGTTTCGTCGGCCGAAGTAAGAGTGGACTTAAACACGAACTTGTCACCCGGGCCCTCCAGCTGGTCCAGTTTGACTGCAGCCCTGAGCTATTCAAGAAGATAAAGGAGCTCTACGAGACACGCTACGCCAAGAAGAGCTCAGAGCCCGTCCCCCAGCCCCACCGGCCCCTGGACCCCCTGACCATGCACTCAGCCTACGATCGGGCCGGCTCCGTGCCCAGGACTCCCCTCACAGGCCCCAGCATCGACTACCCCACGCTCTATGGGAAGTACTTAAATGGACTTGGGCGGCTGCCCGCCAAAACCCTCCAGCCGGAGGTGCGCCTCGTGAAGCTGCCCTTCTTTAACATGCTGGATGAGCTGCTGAAGCCCACTGAGCTGG TTCCACAGAATAACGAGAAGCTTCAAGAGAGCCCATGCATCTTCGCCTTGACACCGAGGCAGGTGGAGCTGATCCGGAACTCCAG GGAACTGCAGCCGGGGATCAAGGCCGTGCAGGTCGTCCTAAG AATCTGTTACTCGGACACCAGCGGCCCTCAGGAGGACCAGTACCCTCCCAACATTGCCGTGAAGGTCAACCACAGCTACTGCTCGGTGCCG GGCTACTACCCCTCAAATAAGCCCGGAGTGGAGCCCAAGAGGCCCTGCCGCCCCATCAACCTCACCCACCTCATGTACCTCTCCTCGGCCACCAACCGTATCACCGTCACCTGGGGGAACTATGGCAAG aGTTACTCTGTGGCCTTGTACTTGGTGCGGCAGCTGACTTCCTCGGAGCTGCTGCAGAGGTTGAAAACCATCGGCGTCAAGCATCCGGAGCTGTGCAAGGCGCTGG TCAAGGAGAAGCTGCGTCTGGACCCCGACAGCGAGATTGCCACCACCGGCGTGCGGGTCTCCCTCATCTGCCCG CTCGTGAAGATGCGGCTCTCGGTGCCCTGCCGGGCGGAGACCTGCGCCCACCTGCAGTGCTTCGACGCCGTCTTCTACCTCCAGATGAATGAGAAGAAGCCCACCTGGATGTGCCCCGTTTGCGATAAGCCGGCCCCCTACGACCAGCTCATCATCGATGG GCTCCTCTCCAAGATCCTGAGCGAGTGCGAGGACGCCGACGAGATCGAGTACCTGGTGGACGGCTCGTGGTGCCCAATCCGCGCCGAGAAGGAGCAAAGCTGCAGCCCCCAGCGCCCGATCCTGGTGCTTG GGACCTCGGACACCAATGGGCTCCTGTCCACCCCTAATGTCAACGGCGGTGGCGTCGGCGTGCTTGGGGGTGCCGGTGGCGGGGGCGGCGCTGGGGGCGGCATTGAGAATGGGAAGCCAGGAGCCGACGTGGTGGACCTCACGCTGGACAGCTCGTCGTCCTCGGAGGGGGAGGAGGACGAAGACGAGGACGAGGAGGACGAGGACGAGGAGGGCCCCCGGCCCAAACGCCGCTGCCCCTTCCCGAAGGGCCTGGTGTCGGCCTGCTGA
- the PIAS4 gene encoding E3 SUMO-protein ligase PIAS4 isoform X2: MVMSFRVSDLQMLLGFVGRSKSGLKHELVTRALQLVQFDCSPELFKKIKELYETRYAKKSSEPVPQPHRPLDPLTMHSAYDRAGSVPRTPLTGPSIDYPTLYGKYLNGLGRLPAKTLQPEVRLVKLPFFNMLDELLKPTELVPQNNEKLQESPCIFALTPRQVELIRNSRELQPGIKAVQVVLRICYSDTSGPQEDQYPPNIAVKVNHSYCSVPGYYPSNKPGVEPKRPCRPINLTHLMYLSSATNRITVTWGNYGKSYSVALYLVRQLTSSELLQRLKTIGVKHPELCKALVKEKLRLDPDSEIATTGVRVSLICPLVKMRLSVPCRAETCAHLQCFDAVFYLQMNEKKPTWMCPVCDKPAPYDQLIIDGLLSKILSECEDADEIEYLVDGSWCPIRAEKEQSCSPQRPILVLGTSDTNGLLSTPNVNGGGVGVLGGAGGGGGAGGGIENGKPGADVVDLTLDSSSSSEGEEDEDEDEEDEDEEGPRPKRRCPFPKGLVSAC; encoded by the exons ATGGTGATGAGCTTCCGAGTCTCCGATCTTCAGATGCTCTTGGGTTTCGTCGGCCGAAGTAAGAGTGGACTTAAACACGAACTTGTCACCCGGGCCCTCCAGCTGGTCCAGTTTGACTGCAGCCCTGAGCTATTCAAGAAGATAAAGGAGCTCTACGAGACACGCTACGCCAAGAAGAGCTCAGAGCCCGTCCCCCAGCCCCACCGGCCCCTGGACCCCCTGACCATGCACTCAGCCTACGATCGGGCCGGCTCCGTGCCCAGGACTCCCCTCACAGGCCCCAGCATCGACTACCCCACGCTCTATGGGAAGTACTTAAATGGACTTGGGCGGCTGCCCGCCAAAACCCTCCAGCCGGAGGTGCGCCTCGTGAAGCTGCCCTTCTTTAACATGCTGGATGAGCTGCTGAAGCCCACTGAGCTGG TTCCACAGAATAACGAGAAGCTTCAAGAGAGCCCATGCATCTTCGCCTTGACACCGAGGCAGGTGGAGCTGATCCGGAACTCCAG GGAACTGCAGCCGGGGATCAAGGCCGTGCAGGTCGTCCTAAG AATCTGTTACTCGGACACCAGCGGCCCTCAGGAGGACCAGTACCCTCCCAACATTGCCGTGAAGGTCAACCACAGCTACTGCTCGGTGCCG GGCTACTACCCCTCAAATAAGCCCGGAGTGGAGCCCAAGAGGCCCTGCCGCCCCATCAACCTCACCCACCTCATGTACCTCTCCTCGGCCACCAACCGTATCACCGTCACCTGGGGGAACTATGGCAAG aGTTACTCTGTGGCCTTGTACTTGGTGCGGCAGCTGACTTCCTCGGAGCTGCTGCAGAGGTTGAAAACCATCGGCGTCAAGCATCCGGAGCTGTGCAAGGCGCTGG TCAAGGAGAAGCTGCGTCTGGACCCCGACAGCGAGATTGCCACCACCGGCGTGCGGGTCTCCCTCATCTGCCCG CTCGTGAAGATGCGGCTCTCGGTGCCCTGCCGGGCGGAGACCTGCGCCCACCTGCAGTGCTTCGACGCCGTCTTCTACCTCCAGATGAATGAGAAGAAGCCCACCTGGATGTGCCCCGTTTGCGATAAGCCGGCCCCCTACGACCAGCTCATCATCGATGG GCTCCTCTCCAAGATCCTGAGCGAGTGCGAGGACGCCGACGAGATCGAGTACCTGGTGGACGGCTCGTGGTGCCCAATCCGCGCCGAGAAGGAGCAAAGCTGCAGCCCCCAGCGCCCGATCCTGGTGCTTG GGACCTCGGACACCAATGGGCTCCTGTCCACCCCTAATGTCAACGGCGGTGGCGTCGGCGTGCTTGGGGGTGCCGGTGGCGGGGGCGGCGCTGGGGGCGGCATTGAGAATGGGAAGCCAGGAGCCGACGTGGTGGACCTCACGCTGGACAGCTCGTCGTCCTCGGAGGGGGAGGAGGACGAAGACGAGGACGAGGAGGACGAGGACGAGGAGGGCCCCCGGCCCAAACGCCGCTGCCCCTTCCCGAAGGGCCTGGTGTCGGCCTGCTGA